In a genomic window of Sporosarcina trichiuri:
- the gcvPA gene encoding aminomethyl-transferring glycine dehydrogenase subunit GcvPA — protein MQHRYIPMTESDQKEMLETIGITSVDELFADIPEKIRYTEKLKIKEAKSESALLKELSRLAAKNADSRNYASFLGAGVYDHYKPVIVDHVISRSEFYTAYTPYQPEISQGELQAIFEFQTMICELTGMDLANSSMYDGGTALAEAGTMAAGHTKRKKLIVSETVHPEARDVVRSYADGQQIEVVTVPHRDGVTDTDVLQELLSDETAAVLVQYPNFFGQVEDIQAIGKMAHEAGALSVVSANPLALGILTPPGALGADITVGDAQPFGIPEQFGGPHCGYFAVTKKLMRKVPGRLVGETTDDEGRRGYVLTLQAREQHIRRDKATSNICSNQALNALAASVAMTALGRQGIREIAYQNYAKTHYAKQAFERAGFTVLGGDRHFNELVVDCGRPVAELNEQLLDQGIIGGYELSRTYEGMENHALIAVTEQRTKEEIDALVQEMEAVHA, from the coding sequence ATGCAGCACCGCTATATACCGATGACTGAGTCGGATCAGAAAGAGATGTTAGAAACGATCGGCATCACTTCCGTTGACGAATTGTTTGCAGATATACCCGAGAAGATCCGCTACACGGAAAAACTGAAGATCAAGGAAGCGAAATCAGAATCCGCACTTCTAAAGGAACTGTCCCGGCTGGCAGCGAAAAATGCGGACTCCCGGAATTATGCATCTTTCCTCGGTGCAGGTGTCTATGATCATTACAAGCCGGTGATCGTCGACCATGTGATCTCCCGTTCGGAATTCTATACAGCGTATACACCATACCAGCCGGAAATCTCGCAAGGGGAGCTGCAGGCCATCTTCGAGTTCCAGACGATGATCTGCGAGCTGACGGGCATGGACCTCGCCAACTCATCCATGTATGACGGCGGCACTGCACTTGCCGAAGCGGGTACGATGGCTGCAGGCCATACGAAACGCAAAAAGCTCATCGTTTCCGAGACAGTCCATCCGGAAGCCCGTGATGTTGTCCGTTCGTATGCGGACGGACAGCAGATCGAAGTGGTCACTGTGCCGCACAGAGACGGCGTCACAGATACGGATGTCCTGCAGGAATTGCTTTCTGACGAAACAGCGGCTGTGCTTGTCCAGTATCCGAACTTCTTCGGCCAGGTGGAAGACATCCAGGCGATCGGTAAGATGGCGCATGAAGCAGGCGCCCTCTCCGTCGTTTCTGCAAATCCGCTTGCACTCGGCATCCTGACACCGCCCGGAGCACTCGGTGCGGATATTACGGTCGGGGATGCCCAGCCATTCGGGATCCCTGAACAGTTCGGCGGACCGCATTGCGGCTACTTCGCCGTAACGAAGAAACTGATGCGGAAAGTGCCCGGCCGTCTTGTCGGCGAAACGACAGATGACGAAGGCCGCCGCGGCTATGTCCTGACTCTGCAGGCAAGGGAACAGCACATCCGCCGTGACAAAGCGACTTCCAATATCTGCTCCAACCAGGCGCTGAATGCCCTGGCGGCTTCAGTGGCGATGACAGCGCTCGGCAGACAGGGAATCCGTGAAATTGCCTATCAGAACTATGCAAAGACGCATTACGCCAAGCAGGCATTCGAGCGGGCCGGTTTCACCGTCCTTGGCGGGGACCGGCACTTCAACGAGCTCGTGGTCGACTGTGGCCGCCCGGTTGCCGAACTCAATGAGCAGCTGCTTGATCAGGGGATCATCGGCGGCTACGAGTTGAGCCGGACGTACGAAGGCATGGAGAATCACGCGTTGATCGCCGTTACGGAACAGAGGACTAAAGAAGAAATCGATGCACTTGTGCAGGAAATGGAGGCCGTCCATGCATAA
- the gcvT gene encoding glycine cleavage system aminomethyltransferase GcvT, translated as MGENVLSESLKRTPLFESYASHNGKTIDFGGWELPVQFTGIKAEHEAVRTAAGLFDVSHMGEVAVRGAGALAFLQSIATNDVSKLKDGQAQYTAMCYEDGGTIDDLLIYKRSDEDYLLVVNASNIEKDVKWLEQHAAQDVEIDDQSDRWALLALQGPKAEAILQRLTDEPLADIRFFRFKDDVSLAGETVMISRTGYTGEDGFEIYCTPESAVNLWEKILQEGKEDGLVPAGLGARDTLRFEAGLPLYGQELSKDISPLEAGIGFAVKVGKEPDFIGKEALARQKEAGVPRKLVGLEMIDKGIPRTGYPVFADGQPVGEVTTGTQSPTLKKNIGFALVGRESSAEGTELEIEVRNKRLKARIIGTPFYKRP; from the coding sequence ATGGGGGAGAATGTGTTGTCTGAATCTTTGAAACGAACACCGCTTTTTGAGAGCTACGCATCACATAATGGAAAGACGATCGATTTCGGAGGCTGGGAGCTGCCGGTCCAATTCACGGGCATCAAGGCCGAACATGAAGCTGTCCGAACGGCTGCCGGATTGTTCGATGTCTCGCACATGGGTGAAGTCGCTGTTCGCGGCGCAGGGGCGCTGGCGTTCCTGCAGTCGATCGCAACCAACGATGTGTCGAAACTGAAGGACGGGCAGGCACAGTATACGGCGATGTGCTATGAAGACGGCGGCACGATCGACGATCTTCTGATCTATAAGCGCAGCGACGAAGACTATCTGCTCGTTGTCAATGCCTCGAATATCGAGAAGGATGTCAAGTGGCTGGAACAGCATGCTGCACAGGATGTCGAGATCGATGACCAATCCGACCGCTGGGCGCTGCTTGCCCTCCAGGGACCTAAAGCGGAGGCAATCCTGCAGCGGCTGACCGATGAACCGCTTGCGGACATCCGGTTCTTCCGTTTCAAGGATGATGTCTCCCTGGCGGGGGAGACCGTCATGATTTCCCGGACGGGCTATACCGGTGAAGATGGTTTTGAAATCTACTGCACACCGGAAAGTGCCGTGAACCTTTGGGAGAAGATCCTGCAGGAAGGCAAAGAGGACGGCTTGGTCCCGGCCGGTCTCGGTGCGCGCGATACGCTCCGCTTCGAGGCGGGACTGCCGCTGTATGGGCAGGAGCTGTCCAAAGATATTTCCCCTCTTGAAGCCGGTATCGGCTTTGCTGTCAAAGTCGGGAAAGAACCTGATTTCATCGGAAAAGAGGCGCTCGCCAGGCAGAAAGAGGCAGGGGTGCCAAGGAAGTTGGTCGGATTGGAAATGATCGACAAAGGAATCCCCCGCACCGGCTACCCGGTATTTGCTGACGGGCAGCCGGTCGGTGAAGTCACGACAGGAACCCAATCGCCTACATTGAAAAAGAATATCGGCTTTGCATTGGTCGGCAGGGAGTCATCCGCCGAAGGAACCGAACTGGAAATCGAAGTCCGGAACAAACGCCTGAAAGCGAGAATCATCGGGACTCCGTTCTACAAGCGCCCGTAA
- a CDS encoding shikimate kinase, whose translation MNKVYLVGFMGCGKSAIGKRLSFYTKLPFYDMDHEIVQKTGMTIPQIFATYGEERFRDMETEFLRTFRDEKCIIATGGGAAMREENRALMRAGGLVFFLDAPFRDIWRRIATDKNRPIVQRSTRAEIETLYKKRYPAYKTSAHFIVQTKKRSLRKVTEYIAFQMDRLSGGQD comes from the coding sequence ATGAACAAAGTATATCTTGTCGGATTCATGGGCTGCGGGAAAAGCGCCATCGGCAAACGGCTCAGCTTCTATACGAAGCTCCCTTTCTACGACATGGACCATGAAATCGTCCAGAAGACCGGTATGACGATCCCTCAGATCTTCGCGACCTACGGGGAAGAGCGTTTCCGTGATATGGAGACCGAATTCCTCCGGACGTTCCGCGACGAGAAATGTATCATTGCGACAGGCGGTGGGGCAGCGATGCGGGAAGAGAACCGGGCACTCATGCGGGCCGGCGGTCTCGTGTTTTTCCTGGATGCTCCGTTCCGCGATATCTGGCGGCGGATCGCAACCGACAAAAACCGGCCGATCGTCCAGCGATCGACGCGCGCAGAAATCGAGACGCTCTATAAGAAACGTTATCCCGCATACAAGACTTCGGCGCACTTCATCGTCCAGACGAAGAAGCGGTCCTTGAGGAAAGTGACCGAGTATATCGCCTTCCAGATGGACCGTCTGTCAGGCGGACAAGACTGA
- the comGF gene encoding competence type IV pilus minor pilin ComGF, whose translation MNTRTDESGFTLLESLFQLLIAAAFLHLIVLFLLFKDTVHTQLTDSHAVEWELFMVDLQRDLSDVISVRVSADGKSFTVLNASDQTVDYSTVNHVIRRRIGHEGHVPLLTSVQTAVFSLEDEYMEVSVLTSGSRERTRRVAVGLAEE comes from the coding sequence GTGAACACACGAACCGATGAATCTGGTTTCACGCTTCTCGAAAGCCTGTTCCAGCTGCTGATCGCCGCGGCTTTCCTTCATCTGATCGTGCTGTTCCTGTTATTCAAGGATACCGTCCACACCCAGCTGACCGACAGCCATGCCGTCGAGTGGGAGCTGTTCATGGTCGACCTGCAGCGGGATCTGTCTGACGTCATATCTGTACGGGTCTCTGCGGACGGGAAATCCTTCACTGTTCTGAACGCGTCCGATCAGACCGTCGACTACAGCACGGTCAATCATGTCATCCGCAGAAGGATCGGCCATGAAGGGCATGTCCCGCTCTTGACGTCCGTCCAAACAGCGGTTTTCAGTCTGGAAGATGAGTATATGGAAGTGTCTGTACTGACGTCCGGCAGCAGGGAACGGACAAGGAGGGTTGCGGTTGGTCTGGCTGAAGAATGA
- the comGD gene encoding competence type IV pilus minor pilin ComGD gives MKWKSEAGMTFLELLLVLMVVGVLTLLIIPVGKGWSSGQTEQDGIEAFKAAVHHMQSYSMAHKARTSMTFSGDGSVYTIVYSDRPETRPASFPTSITLDDSSSFRSIVFQANGDMQKTGTLYLKTDSGGKKIKFQFQRGRMIIDG, from the coding sequence ATGAAGTGGAAAAGTGAAGCCGGCATGACGTTCCTGGAACTGCTGCTCGTTCTCATGGTGGTGGGCGTGCTGACGCTTCTGATCATTCCCGTCGGCAAGGGCTGGTCATCCGGACAGACTGAACAGGACGGCATCGAGGCTTTCAAGGCAGCTGTCCACCATATGCAGTCATATTCCATGGCCCATAAGGCACGGACCTCCATGACATTCAGCGGTGACGGCAGTGTCTATACCATTGTCTATTCCGATAGACCGGAAACTCGGCCGGCAAGTTTTCCGACGTCCATCACTCTCGACGATTCCAGCTCGTTCCGTTCCATCGTGTTCCAGGCGAACGGTGACATGCAGAAGACGGGAACCCTTTACTTGAAGACAGACAGCGGCGGAAAGAAAATCAAGTTTCAGTTCCAGAGAGGGAGGATGATAATCGATGGATGA
- the comGC gene encoding competence type IV pilus major pilin ComGC produces the protein MKKRLNEDGFTLIEMMIVLLIISVLILVAIPNVTKHSKSIDEKGCDAYLKMVEGQVQAYKMDTKKIPASLVELSENDYLPPDAKCPDGSGLTIDTAGKVTVNRSGAGG, from the coding sequence ATGAAGAAACGACTGAATGAAGATGGATTTACGCTGATTGAAATGATGATCGTCCTTCTGATCATATCTGTCCTGATCCTTGTAGCGATCCCGAATGTTACGAAGCATTCGAAATCGATCGATGAAAAAGGGTGCGATGCCTATCTGAAAATGGTAGAAGGACAAGTGCAGGCATACAAGATGGATACCAAGAAGATCCCTGCCTCCCTTGTGGAGTTGAGCGAAAACGATTACTTGCCTCCGGATGCAAAATGCCCTGACGGCTCGGGTCTGACAATAGACACGGCGGGCAAAGTGACAGTAAACCGTTCAGGCGCCGGAGGCTGA
- the comGB gene encoding competence type IV pilus assembly protein ComGB, protein MSGNTARPSIRLRLNSLRKTERPPAVKDQPVFLLRASELLQEGYTMHECFTLLLPHHCADSLQVIRKVEEVFREGENISEILEMLGFPNRILLSVKLSESDGRLAEALRGASIRMEAAQLRRQKFVQAATYPAVLITAMAMLLVAFKLYFLPNFETLADARSASSTGLERFLPRLVAAAPDAALAGICALAVCLLAAGLLYRRLSPEDRIRKITRLPVAGKLFTERLTRLFASETGNLLAAGNTIQEAMMILGTQKLDPLLAHIADTVRSHAAKGEQFHIAVQLTGGLTKELSFFAKHGADSGHLSKELLLFSEQLGNTLDRKVNRAVAMLQPALFVLLAVCMIAAYLALLLPVYGMIKTM, encoded by the coding sequence TTGTCCGGAAATACAGCGCGTCCGTCTATTCGACTTAGACTGAATTCACTCAGGAAAACGGAACGGCCGCCTGCCGTCAAAGACCAGCCAGTATTCCTGCTGAGAGCTTCCGAGCTGCTTCAGGAAGGCTATACGATGCATGAGTGCTTCACCCTGCTGCTGCCGCATCATTGTGCGGACAGTCTGCAGGTCATCCGAAAAGTCGAGGAGGTTTTCCGGGAAGGTGAAAATATTTCAGAGATCCTCGAAATGCTCGGATTCCCGAACCGCATCCTGCTGTCCGTCAAATTATCCGAGAGTGACGGCAGACTTGCAGAAGCGCTGCGGGGGGCCTCCATACGGATGGAAGCGGCACAGCTGCGCCGGCAGAAGTTTGTACAGGCAGCGACCTATCCCGCTGTCCTGATCACCGCAATGGCGATGCTGCTCGTGGCATTCAAACTGTATTTCCTTCCGAATTTCGAAACGTTGGCAGATGCCCGTTCCGCTTCGTCAACCGGGCTGGAACGGTTCCTGCCGCGGCTTGTGGCTGCAGCACCTGATGCTGCCCTTGCCGGGATATGTGCATTGGCCGTCTGCCTGCTTGCTGCCGGGTTGCTTTACAGGCGGCTCAGCCCGGAGGATCGGATCCGCAAGATTACCAGACTGCCGGTCGCCGGTAAATTGTTCACAGAGCGTCTGACGAGACTGTTCGCCTCCGAAACAGGAAACCTTCTCGCTGCCGGGAATACGATCCAGGAAGCGATGATGATACTCGGCACCCAGAAACTTGATCCGCTGCTGGCGCACATCGCTGACACGGTCCGGAGCCATGCAGCAAAAGGCGAGCAGTTCCATATAGCTGTCCAGCTGACGGGCGGTCTGACGAAAGAATTATCTTTTTTCGCAAAACACGGAGCCGACAGCGGGCATCTGTCCAAGGAACTCCTCCTGTTCAGCGAGCAGCTTGGAAATACACTCGACAGGAAAGTGAACCGGGCGGTCGCCATGCTCCAGCCGGCGCTGTTCGTCTTGCTGGCAGTCTGTATGATCGCAGCCTACCTGGCGCTTCTGCTGCCTGTCTATGGAATGATAAAAACGATGTAA
- the comGA gene encoding competence type IV pilus ATPase ComGA, with protein METQDNLIEQKCFQLLQQAIGADATDIHMVPSEQDYDLFHKKGSRLERIGKLPPQLAIRMISFYKYLSSLDISDRRKPQSGSFHKQFSDQNFSFRISTIPSIHTNESAVIRIQQHNKIVSLDQLCLDPEWSGQLKKSISQQQGLFMVTGPTGSGKTTTIYSLTAHCVNELGRHVITLEDPVENPHRHLLQIQVNERAGMSYAAGLKAILRHSPDVIMIGEIRDAETAKVAVQAALTGHLVLTTVHAKDAAGCLYRMMDFGVSAEELRQTAVCISAQRLIRKSDGRLGAVFEIIQDAPLEELKRSVKNEEPSLIAGEGGVEALVRKYSASVYST; from the coding sequence TTGGAAACACAGGACAACCTGATTGAACAGAAATGTTTTCAGCTGCTGCAGCAGGCGATCGGAGCGGATGCAACGGATATCCACATGGTTCCGTCCGAACAGGATTATGACCTGTTCCACAAGAAGGGCAGCAGACTGGAACGGATCGGCAAGCTCCCCCCACAGCTGGCCATCCGGATGATTTCTTTTTACAAATATTTATCTTCCCTCGATATAAGCGATCGCCGCAAACCTCAGAGCGGCTCATTCCACAAACAATTCAGCGACCAGAACTTTTCTTTCCGTATTTCAACAATTCCATCAATCCATACAAATGAAAGTGCTGTCATCCGCATCCAGCAGCATAACAAAATCGTATCGCTCGATCAGTTGTGCCTGGATCCCGAGTGGTCAGGCCAACTGAAGAAGTCGATCAGCCAGCAGCAGGGGCTGTTCATGGTGACGGGGCCGACCGGGTCAGGCAAGACGACGACAATCTATTCCCTGACCGCCCATTGCGTCAACGAACTCGGCAGGCATGTGATCACCTTGGAGGACCCAGTCGAGAATCCCCACCGCCATCTGCTGCAGATCCAGGTGAATGAACGTGCAGGCATGTCCTATGCGGCCGGCTTGAAAGCCATCCTGCGGCATTCCCCCGATGTGATCATGATCGGCGAGATACGGGATGCCGAAACAGCGAAAGTCGCTGTCCAGGCCGCCCTGACCGGCCATCTTGTACTGACAACCGTACACGCAAAAGACGCAGCGGGCTGCCTGTACCGGATGATGGATTTCGGTGTCTCGGCAGAAGAGCTGCGCCAGACAGCGGTCTGCATTTCCGCTCAGCGGCTCATCCGAAAAAGCGATGGCAGGCTCGGGGCAGTGTTTGAGATCATCCAGGATGCGCCGCTTGAAGAACTGAAGCGATCCGTGAAGAACGAAGAACCAAGCTTGATCGCCGGGGAAGGGGGCGTGGAAGCCCTTGTCCGGAAATACAGCGCGTCCGTCTATTCGACTTAG
- a CDS encoding DUF2626 domain-containing protein translates to MDNMFKLCGFWTGIFAVMFFVGHMDQVALLFVASTIFFMLLGYMKLTERMYLYMFGAYLMIFTVGFTYYATFIHVPGAGH, encoded by the coding sequence ATGGATAATATGTTCAAGCTGTGTGGTTTCTGGACAGGGATTTTCGCAGTTATGTTTTTTGTCGGTCACATGGACCAGGTCGCTCTTTTATTCGTCGCGAGCACTATCTTCTTCATGCTGCTTGGCTACATGAAGCTTACCGAAAGAATGTACTTGTACATGTTCGGCGCGTATTTGATGATCTTTACAGTCGGGTTTACGTACTATGCGACGTTCATCCATGTCCCAGGAGCCGGACACTAA
- a CDS encoding MBL fold metallo-hydrolase, with the protein MKIKTLPLGPVQANCYLIIHDDGTCLIIDPGEEAGKIEQAVEQEGAVPAAVLLTHAHFDHIGALEPIRARYGIPVYVHESEKDWLQNPDLNGSANYPMLEPVSCRPADRFLQKDGSLAIGPFDMEVRHTPGHSPGSVCYVFHDNRSAIAGDTLFRQGIGRTDLPGGNAHQLLTAIEKQLLSLDPDYRIYPGHGPKTTPQFEMDTNPFLNGF; encoded by the coding sequence GTGAAGATCAAAACTTTGCCGCTTGGCCCTGTCCAGGCGAATTGCTATCTCATCATCCATGATGATGGAACCTGCCTGATCATCGATCCGGGTGAAGAAGCTGGTAAGATCGAGCAGGCCGTTGAACAGGAAGGTGCTGTGCCGGCTGCCGTTTTGCTGACACACGCACACTTCGACCACATTGGTGCACTGGAGCCCATCCGCGCCCGCTACGGAATACCGGTGTACGTGCACGAAAGTGAAAAGGACTGGCTCCAGAATCCGGACCTGAATGGGTCTGCGAACTATCCGATGCTTGAGCCGGTTTCATGCAGGCCGGCGGACCGGTTTCTGCAGAAAGACGGCAGTCTGGCGATCGGTCCATTTGATATGGAAGTCCGCCATACGCCGGGACATTCACCGGGCAGTGTCTGTTATGTCTTCCATGACAACCGGTCAGCGATTGCAGGCGACACGCTCTTCAGGCAGGGGATCGGCCGTACGGACCTTCCGGGCGGAAATGCCCACCAGCTGCTGACGGCCATCGAGAAGCAGCTGCTGTCGCTCGATCCGGACTACCGGATTTATCCGGGGCACGGACCGAAAACGACGCCGCAGTTCGAGATGGACACCAACCCATTCCTGAACGGATTCTAA
- a CDS encoding DUF2759 domain-containing protein has product MNLLMVIFGLIAILAVVGTVQGFKERNLLSIVFNLLAAVIFGGFTIATIVFQGYPPSLH; this is encoded by the coding sequence ATGAATCTTTTAATGGTTATTTTCGGTCTTATCGCAATTTTAGCTGTTGTTGGAACCGTACAGGGATTCAAAGAGCGTAACCTGCTCAGTATCGTATTCAATTTGCTGGCTGCCGTTATTTTCGGTGGGTTCACAATTGCCACCATCGTTTTCCAAGGGTATCCGCCAAGCTTGCACTAA
- a CDS encoding LTA synthase family protein — MGKIHWPKHSVLGIAVIATWLTTYFGYLTSFNMSIDNMVQQLILFMNPLSFLLLIYGAGLFIKTAKRRNQYIIFVSVITSVIMFANAVFYRFFSDFITLPLLFQTNNFGDLSSSVMANIHGADVFFFTDVIIIALAVKFIPQPAESAVQFKMGRRLYFIAAAALFMVNLGLAEAERPQLLTRSFDRELLVKNIGTYNYHIYDLIVQSKSHAQRVLADGSELSEVENYVQASRKEPSKEMFGAAKGKNVIIISLESLQNFVINKEMDGHVITPFLNSLTEDPDTYYFDNFYHQTGLGKTSDAEFIVENSIYPRNGSAVFFTHSGNTYDSLSERLGGNGYFTNVMHANNRSFWNRDIMYKALDIDRFYDVQSYTIGEGQAVNWGMKDIPYFEQSVEMMKTMPKPFASRMITLTNHHPFDLDEEDMLIPPYTSNSKTLNKYFQSSRYLDESIKVLFDKLKESGLYDDSIIVMYGDHYGISENHNKAMSMYLDKELTPYDNTVLQKVPFFIHIPGNGQGKVMHELAGQMDIRPTILNLAGIDSKDDLQFGSDLFSDEHENFVIFRDGRFVTDQYVYAHEVCYDAETGEPTDNELCAPFMERAAKELDYSDAIINGDLLRFKDGDEEKQKDQPEMTGK, encoded by the coding sequence ATGGGCAAAATTCACTGGCCGAAACACTCAGTGCTCGGAATCGCAGTCATTGCAACCTGGCTGACGACATACTTCGGCTATCTGACAAGCTTCAACATGAGCATCGATAACATGGTGCAGCAGCTGATTCTCTTCATGAATCCGTTGAGTTTCCTGCTGTTGATATACGGGGCAGGCTTGTTCATCAAGACAGCGAAACGCCGTAACCAATACATCATTTTTGTAAGCGTCATCACCTCGGTGATTATGTTTGCCAACGCGGTTTTTTATCGATTCTTCAGTGATTTTATAACGTTACCGCTATTGTTCCAAACAAATAACTTCGGCGATCTGTCTTCATCCGTCATGGCGAACATCCATGGGGCGGATGTCTTCTTCTTTACAGACGTGATCATCATCGCACTGGCGGTGAAGTTCATTCCCCAGCCGGCAGAGTCGGCCGTGCAGTTCAAGATGGGACGGCGTCTGTATTTCATCGCCGCAGCGGCTCTGTTCATGGTGAATCTCGGTCTGGCTGAAGCGGAGCGTCCGCAGCTGCTGACCCGAAGTTTCGACCGTGAGCTCCTCGTGAAGAATATCGGCACGTACAATTACCATATCTATGATCTGATTGTGCAGTCTAAATCACATGCCCAGCGGGTGCTGGCGGATGGCAGCGAGCTGTCTGAAGTCGAGAACTATGTGCAGGCCAGCCGAAAGGAACCGAGCAAGGAAATGTTCGGCGCGGCGAAGGGGAAGAATGTCATCATCATTTCCCTGGAATCCTTGCAGAATTTCGTCATCAATAAAGAAATGGACGGCCATGTCATCACGCCGTTCCTCAATTCCCTGACCGAAGATCCGGACACGTATTACTTCGATAATTTCTATCATCAGACAGGTCTCGGAAAAACGTCAGATGCGGAATTCATCGTCGAGAATTCGATTTATCCCCGTAACGGCAGTGCCGTATTCTTTACGCACAGCGGCAATACGTATGATTCCCTGTCCGAACGACTCGGTGGGAATGGATATTTTACGAATGTCATGCATGCGAACAATCGCAGTTTCTGGAACCGCGACATCATGTACAAAGCACTGGATATTGACCGATTCTATGACGTGCAGAGCTATACGATCGGCGAGGGCCAGGCAGTCAACTGGGGTATGAAGGACATTCCATACTTTGAACAGTCCGTCGAGATGATGAAAACCATGCCGAAACCGTTTGCGTCCCGTATGATTACGCTGACGAATCACCATCCGTTCGACCTGGATGAAGAGGATATGCTCATACCGCCATATACATCGAATTCAAAAACACTTAATAAATACTTCCAATCCTCCCGCTACTTGGATGAATCCATCAAGGTGCTGTTTGATAAGCTGAAGGAAAGCGGCCTGTATGATGATTCCATTATCGTCATGTATGGGGACCACTACGGAATATCGGAAAACCATAACAAAGCGATGAGCATGTATCTGGACAAGGAACTCACGCCTTACGACAATACCGTCCTTCAAAAAGTCCCGTTCTTCATCCATATCCCGGGGAATGGGCAAGGAAAGGTCATGCATGAACTGGCCGGCCAGATGGATATCCGGCCGACCATCCTGAACTTAGCAGGGATCGACTCGAAAGACGACCTTCAGTTCGGTTCTGACCTTTTTTCAGACGAACACGAGAACTTTGTGATTTTCCGTGACGGACGCTTCGTAACGGATCAGTACGTCTATGCCCATGAAGTATGTTACGATGCGGAAACAGGCGAGCCGACGGACAATGAATTGTGTGCTCCATTCATGGAGCGGGCTGCCAAAGAACTCGATTACTCGGATGCCATCATCAACGGTGATCTGCTCCGTTTCAAAGATGGGGATGAGGAAAAGCAAAAAGATCAGCCGGAGATGACCGGCAAATAA
- a CDS encoding YqgQ family protein, with the protein MQQSGITEFWDVVRLLRRFGAYIYTGDRKADILLMQSELKDLHADALIMKEDYLAASLLLRRELANCE; encoded by the coding sequence ATGCAGCAGAGCGGAATAACCGAGTTCTGGGACGTCGTTCGACTCTTAAGGCGTTTCGGCGCATATATCTATACAGGTGACCGGAAAGCCGATATTCTGCTGATGCAGTCCGAGCTGAAGGATCTGCATGCGGACGCTCTGATCATGAAAGAAGACTATCTTGCTGCCTCCCTTCTTCTCCGGAGAGAACTGGCAAACTGTGAATAG
- a CDS encoding 5-formyltetrahydrofolate cyclo-ligase, whose product MEKSEIRKKVLSLLEDLPDEHYRKMSEEVSGRFFGTSEYAEAETVALTVSRGREICTRPIIEACWQAGKRVAVPKCRPADRTMQFRFITSFSQLETVYLDLQEPIEEQTESAVADDIDLIVVPGVAYSSDGYRIGYGGGYYDRFLEGYEGNALSLAFELQIGPSLPVEPFDIPVGKIITEERVIVCSRAE is encoded by the coding sequence ATGGAGAAGTCTGAAATTCGCAAAAAAGTGCTGTCACTTCTGGAAGATCTGCCCGATGAGCACTATCGCAAGATGAGCGAGGAAGTCAGCGGCCGGTTCTTCGGAACGTCAGAGTATGCAGAAGCCGAAACTGTTGCCTTGACGGTTTCACGCGGAAGGGAAATTTGCACCCGACCGATCATCGAAGCGTGCTGGCAGGCGGGGAAGCGGGTGGCTGTACCGAAATGCAGACCTGCAGACAGAACGATGCAGTTCCGGTTCATCACCTCATTCTCCCAGCTGGAAACCGTTTATTTGGATCTTCAGGAACCGATCGAAGAACAGACAGAGAGTGCAGTGGCTGACGACATCGACCTGATTGTCGTGCCTGGCGTCGCCTACTCATCTGACGGCTATCGGATCGGCTATGGCGGCGGCTATTATGACCGCTTCCTTGAGGGATATGAAGGGAATGCTCTTTCACTCGCGTTCGAGTTGCAGATTGGCCCCTCGCTGCCAGTCGAACCGTTCGATATCCCGGTCGGCAAAATCATCACGGAAGAGCGTGTGATCGTATGCAGCAGAGCGGAATAA
- the rpmG gene encoding 50S ribosomal protein L33 — MRVNITLACTECGERNYITKKNKRNNPERIEMKKYCSREMKQTLHRETK; from the coding sequence ATGCGCGTAAATATTACACTTGCTTGCACTGAATGTGGTGAGCGTAACTATATCACAAAGAAAAACAAGCGTAACAACCCGGAACGTATTGAAATGAAAAAATATTGCTCACGCGAAATGAAGCAGACGCTTCACCGCGAAACAAAATAA